A genomic segment from uncultured Desulfuromonas sp. encodes:
- a CDS encoding transglutaminase family protein, producing the protein MEEYLAQTSIINFHHPAIQAKAAALRVADDQQQTAKNCFEFVRDAIKHSWDYRLNPVTCIASEVLEHGTGYCYAKSHLLAALLRANGIPAALCYQRLILDETQQPPSFCLHGLTSVWLDDYGWYRIDPRGNKPGVNAQFCPPVEQLAFPTIAGGEYDLPERHAEPLPQVVKVLTTGYPTVEEVFHNLPDVE; encoded by the coding sequence ACAGACAAGCATCATCAATTTTCACCATCCGGCTATTCAGGCCAAGGCCGCCGCGTTGCGCGTAGCCGACGATCAACAGCAGACCGCCAAAAACTGCTTTGAATTTGTCCGCGACGCCATCAAACACAGCTGGGATTACCGTCTGAATCCGGTCACCTGCATTGCTTCGGAGGTGCTGGAGCACGGCACCGGCTACTGCTATGCCAAGAGCCATCTGCTCGCGGCGCTGCTGCGCGCCAACGGTATTCCGGCAGCCCTATGCTACCAACGCCTGATCCTTGATGAAACACAACAGCCACCATCGTTTTGTCTGCATGGTTTGACTTCGGTATGGTTAGACGACTACGGCTGGTATCGAATCGACCCGCGCGGCAACAAGCCCGGTGTGAATGCCCAGTTCTGTCCGCCCGTCGAGCAACTGGCCTTTCCCACCATTGCCGGTGGTGAATACGACCTACCAGAGCGTCATGCCGAACCGCTGCCTCAGGTGGTGAAGGTATTGACCACCGGCTACCCAACGGTCGAAGAGGTCTTTCACAACCTTCCCGATGTTGAGTAA
- the trpS gene encoding tryptophan--tRNA ligase has translation MRILSGIQPSGSLHLGNYFGMMKKMIDYQEQGELFCFIANYHAMTSVSDGKALATGTLEAAANFLALGMDPERSTFWVQSDVPEVQELAWFLSNFTPMGLLERCHSYKDKIAKGIAANHGLFAYPVLMSADILLFNSDKVPVGKDQKQHVEVTRDIAIKVNNVYGEIFTVPEPDIDDDVATVPGLDGQKMSKSYGNTIDLFQNEKQLRKQIMRIVTDPTPVEDPKDPDKCNVFQIYRLFLDKEQQEALRQRYLAGGLGYGDVKQELFETVRDYFTPFTERRNAILEDKETLHKTLELGAQKARYAASKVMRKVRKKSGIAY, from the coding sequence ATGCGCATTCTTTCCGGTATCCAGCCGTCGGGTTCCCTGCACTTGGGTAACTACTTCGGCATGATGAAAAAAATGATCGACTATCAGGAACAGGGCGAACTGTTTTGCTTCATTGCCAACTACCACGCCATGACCAGCGTTTCCGATGGCAAGGCTCTGGCCACCGGCACCCTGGAAGCGGCGGCCAACTTTCTCGCCCTAGGCATGGACCCGGAGCGCAGCACCTTCTGGGTGCAGTCCGACGTGCCCGAAGTGCAGGAGCTGGCCTGGTTTCTGTCCAACTTCACCCCCATGGGGCTGCTAGAACGCTGCCACAGCTACAAGGATAAAATCGCCAAAGGCATTGCCGCCAACCACGGCCTGTTCGCCTATCCGGTACTGATGAGCGCCGACATTCTGCTGTTCAACAGCGACAAGGTGCCGGTCGGTAAGGATCAGAAACAACACGTCGAAGTCACCCGCGACATCGCCATCAAGGTCAACAACGTCTATGGCGAGATCTTCACCGTGCCCGAGCCGGACATCGACGATGACGTGGCCACGGTTCCCGGCCTCGACGGTCAGAAGATGAGCAAAAGCTACGGCAACACTATCGACCTGTTCCAGAACGAAAAGCAGCTGCGCAAGCAGATCATGCGCATCGTCACCGACCCGACCCCGGTGGAAGATCCCAAAGATCCGGACAAGTGCAACGTGTTCCAGATCTACCGCCTGTTCCTCGACAAAGAGCAGCAGGAGGCGCTGCGCCAGCGCTACCTGGCCGGTGGTCTCGGCTACGGCGACGTAAAACAGGAACTGTTCGAGACGGTGCGCGATTACTTCACCCCGTTCACCGAACGACGTAACGCGATTCTCGAAGACAAGGAAACTCTGCACAAGACCTTGGAACTTGGTGCGCAAAAGGCACGTTATGCTGCCTCTAAAGTGATGCGCAAGGTGCGTAAGAAATCGGGGATTGCTTACTAG
- the yjjJ gene encoding type II toxin-antitoxin system HipA family toxin YjjJ — protein MTQSEQDSRLKTILSSGAKDAAELLQQLGVSQPTLSRLIQRNRHQVVRLGQARATRYALARPMGDLGHVIPIYQVQPSGDVSKYGTLSTLANRQYYWQPTEERGQLYNHLPWFIENLRPEGFLGHAFARRCQALNLPERLNDWSDHHLLLALAQGGSDLPGNLIVGETALAAYLGTQGKPTIRIKSIDREVRYPQLADKAMAGDPPGSSAGGEQPKFCICIDNEAPGQVLVKFTPPTHTIEGQRWADLLVCEHLALQTITEAGHPAAQSQLFFFGTRAFLEVQRFDRIGTIGRKGITHLGILEDEFSGDSRDRWHLSALRLNSAELIINDDVEHVCWLEAFGRLIANTDRHFGNISFFTDALPFRLCPAYDMLPMHYRPATSGELIDRPYDLPTPDAKLFPYWADATLWAITFWSNVSSDPRISAGFQTIAQQQLEQLSEKNTTGPRLLS, from the coding sequence ATGACACAGAGCGAACAAGACAGCCGTCTCAAAACAATACTGAGCTCGGGCGCGAAGGACGCCGCTGAATTACTGCAGCAACTCGGCGTCAGCCAACCAACGCTATCGCGCCTCATTCAGCGTAATCGCCACCAGGTTGTGAGGTTGGGGCAGGCACGTGCTACCCGTTACGCACTGGCGCGCCCGATGGGCGATTTAGGGCACGTCATTCCCATTTACCAGGTACAGCCCAGTGGCGATGTCAGCAAGTATGGAACACTATCCACTCTGGCGAATAGACAATATTACTGGCAGCCGACGGAAGAGCGCGGACAACTCTACAACCACCTACCCTGGTTCATTGAGAATCTGCGCCCGGAAGGTTTTCTAGGTCACGCCTTTGCCAGACGATGTCAGGCGCTTAACCTCCCCGAGCGCCTTAACGACTGGTCAGATCACCACCTTCTCCTTGCACTAGCCCAGGGCGGTTCAGATTTGCCAGGAAATCTGATTGTCGGTGAAACAGCCCTTGCTGCCTACCTGGGCACACAAGGGAAACCGACAATCAGGATTAAATCCATTGACCGAGAAGTACGTTACCCGCAATTGGCGGATAAAGCCATGGCAGGCGATCCGCCGGGGTCTTCCGCAGGTGGCGAACAACCGAAATTCTGCATCTGCATTGACAACGAGGCCCCAGGTCAGGTGTTAGTTAAATTCACGCCCCCTACCCACACCATCGAAGGACAACGCTGGGCTGATTTGCTCGTTTGCGAGCACCTTGCTTTGCAAACGATCACTGAGGCTGGACACCCGGCAGCACAGAGCCAGCTGTTTTTTTTCGGTACACGAGCCTTTCTGGAAGTCCAACGTTTTGACCGTATCGGCACCATTGGTCGAAAAGGAATAACGCATTTGGGCATACTGGAAGATGAATTCAGCGGTGACTCACGGGACCGCTGGCATTTATCGGCTTTGAGGTTAAACAGCGCAGAGCTCATCATCAATGATGATGTCGAACATGTTTGCTGGCTGGAAGCATTTGGCAGACTCATTGCCAACACGGATCGCCATTTTGGCAACATCTCGTTCTTCACAGACGCTCTACCTTTTCGTCTCTGCCCGGCCTATGACATGCTACCAATGCATTACCGCCCAGCAACATCTGGCGAACTCATCGACCGACCTTACGATCTGCCAACTCCCGATGCGAAGCTCTTTCCATATTGGGCTGACGCGACACTTTGGGCGATCACATTTTGGAGCAACGTAAGCAGCGATCCTAGAATTTCAGCAGGTTTTCAAACTATTGCCCAACAACAATTGGAGCAGCTTTCAGAGAAAAACACCACTGGCCCTCGATTGCTTTCTTAA
- a CDS encoding MBL fold metallo-hydrolase — MKTRMFLTLLLCCLFSWTATAQEFERDTIDTNAGPVEITFIGHATLMLTFAGQTIHIDPWTQLADYSQLPKADLILITHEHRDHLDTKAVEAIRTPETTVVLTDVCAEQVSGGIVMHNGDVQQVKGITIAAVPAYNNVHMRSPGEPYHPKGRGNGYVLTFGDTKIYIGGDTEDIVEMKELKDIAVAFLPMNLPYTMTPAMVANAARLFKPAVLYPYHYGETDTAEIVELLKGDSEIEVRIRKMN; from the coding sequence ATGAAAACACGCATGTTTCTGACGCTCCTGTTGTGCTGTCTGTTCAGCTGGACAGCTACGGCACAGGAGTTTGAACGCGATACCATTGACACCAATGCCGGGCCGGTAGAGATCACCTTTATCGGCCATGCCACGCTGATGCTGACCTTTGCCGGTCAAACTATTCACATCGACCCATGGACACAGCTTGCGGACTACAGCCAACTGCCCAAAGCGGATCTGATTCTCATTACCCATGAACATCGTGATCATCTGGACACCAAGGCGGTCGAAGCGATTCGAACACCGGAGACTACGGTGGTGCTGACCGATGTGTGCGCCGAGCAGGTGAGCGGCGGTATCGTCATGCACAACGGCGATGTGCAACAGGTGAAAGGGATCACCATCGCAGCGGTCCCGGCGTACAACAACGTTCACATGCGCAGCCCCGGTGAGCCGTATCATCCGAAAGGTCGTGGCAACGGTTATGTGCTGACATTTGGCGACACGAAAATCTATATCGGTGGTGATACCGAAGATATTGTTGAAATGAAGGAGTTGAAAGATATCGCCGTGGCGTTTCTGCCGATGAATCTGCCTTACACCATGACCCCGGCCATGGTGGCGAATGCGGCGCGCTTATTTAAACCGGCAGTGCTCTATCCGTATCATTACGGTGAAACGGACACCGCGGAAATTGTGGAACTGTTGAAAGGGGATAGCGAGATCGAGGTGCGGATTCGCAAGATGAATTGA
- a CDS encoding malonyl-CoA decarboxylase, producing MNSRFIFSWKTLQRTWSDWRGSDGLPGISPDLPEDERDTVVTLLNECVAARHGAVTARQHAAGIGELYLTLNPTGRRHFLEILADQFAVDQDRVREVSHRLAHSDDEETFRQQVLELREALISPRQQLLQQFNALPQGVKFLIDMRAELLGFLHDSPNLKRLDYDLQQLLATWFDVGFLRVTQLDWQSPAALLEKLMAYEAVHAISSWRDMRHRLEWDRQCYAFFHPVLPGEPLIFIEVALVQGLASSIQSLLDDQREDVDPHQADTAIFYSISNAQSGLKGISFGPFLIKKVVDSLSHSLPNLKTFSTLSPIPGFRRWLEKRLAENGSQQDKDSFATVLAEAAQLLGVEPTLANVIDDPRWMENSEVCDLLKEPLLTLCARYLHERRERDSAPLDPVARFHLGNGARIEQLNWLGDVSSKGMRESCGLMVNYLYALDDIKDNIEAYSQEKQIAAAPRIRKLLNEQEAKQGPLSGLRRWGNRKGKG from the coding sequence ATGAACAGCCGCTTTATTTTCAGTTGGAAAACCCTGCAACGCACCTGGAGCGACTGGCGCGGCAGCGATGGGTTGCCCGGTATCTCACCGGACCTGCCGGAGGATGAACGAGACACCGTCGTCACCCTGTTGAACGAATGTGTTGCCGCCCGCCATGGCGCGGTCACCGCGCGCCAACATGCCGCCGGTATCGGTGAACTGTACCTGACCCTCAATCCTACCGGCAGACGCCATTTTCTCGAAATTCTCGCCGATCAATTTGCCGTTGATCAAGATCGCGTGCGCGAGGTATCCCACCGCTTGGCACACAGCGACGATGAAGAAACCTTTCGTCAGCAGGTGCTGGAGTTACGCGAGGCGCTGATTTCGCCGCGCCAGCAACTGCTGCAACAGTTCAATGCTCTGCCCCAAGGGGTAAAATTTCTCATCGACATGCGCGCCGAATTGTTGGGATTTCTCCACGACTCCCCCAACCTCAAACGGCTCGACTACGATCTGCAACAGCTCCTCGCCACCTGGTTTGACGTCGGCTTCCTGCGCGTCACCCAGCTCGACTGGCAAAGCCCGGCCGCCCTGCTCGAAAAACTCATGGCCTACGAAGCTGTCCACGCCATCAGCTCCTGGCGAGACATGCGCCACCGCCTCGAATGGGATCGCCAGTGTTATGCCTTTTTTCACCCGGTGCTGCCCGGCGAGCCGCTGATCTTTATCGAGGTGGCGCTGGTCCAAGGGCTGGCCTCCAGCATCCAGAGCCTGCTTGATGATCAGCGTGAAGATGTTGATCCGCACCAAGCTGACACCGCGATTTTCTACTCCATCTCCAATGCCCAGAGCGGGCTCAAGGGGATCAGCTTCGGGCCGTTTCTGATCAAGAAAGTGGTCGATTCTCTCAGCCACAGCCTGCCCAACCTCAAGACCTTTTCCACGCTGTCGCCCATCCCCGGCTTCCGGCGTTGGCTGGAAAAACGGCTGGCGGAAAACGGCTCACAACAGGATAAAGATTCTTTCGCCACCGTGTTGGCCGAAGCCGCCCAGCTGCTTGGCGTCGAACCTACGTTGGCGAATGTCATTGATGATCCACGTTGGATGGAAAATTCAGAAGTTTGCGATCTACTCAAAGAGCCGCTGCTTACCCTGTGCGCCCGCTACCTGCACGAACGCCGCGAACGCGACAGCGCGCCCCTCGATCCCGTGGCTCGCTTCCATCTCGGCAACGGTGCGCGGATTGAGCAGCTCAACTGGCTGGGGGATGTGTCCAGCAAGGGGATGCGTGAATCCTGCGGCCTGATGGTCAATTACCTGTATGCGCTGGATGACATCAAGGACAACATTGAGGCCTATTCACAGGAAAAACAGATTGCCGCCGCCCCGCGTATCCGCAAGCTGCTCAACGAGCAGGAGGCAAAACAGGGGCCGTTGTCCGGCCTGCGAAGATGGGGTAATCGTAAGGGTAAAGGGTAA
- a CDS encoding DUF5677 domain-containing protein, producing MEDLHQSFLTTLNKMIEENPEIAEEIDIAQIIADVTPEAVRLIKNTLVKSAKKMLKERRKLARGFEKRNLKRWAKAFDLLETHIVICTESGEEFNSSYRPTAVDGNDLVFDIVVRHHARACHIAQEVLSLLKSGFADAAHARWRALHEVNVTAMFIAKYGQDCAERFYFHDIVDSYDGMVEHKKYEDRLQEKAASQEVIDSCKVKYDELIARYGKKFGDHYGWASYLFPNHRRVSFTAIEKDVGLDHMRPYYKWASQNIHAGSKGMRNRLGLCEAKEDILLVGQSNSGMTDPAHATAISLSQITCTLLMLQPTLDHIVIIKISDEFQEDVGRAFLESEQK from the coding sequence GTGGAAGATTTACATCAAAGTTTTTTGACGACACTCAATAAAATGATTGAGGAAAATCCGGAAATAGCAGAAGAAATAGACATTGCGCAGATAATAGCTGACGTTACGCCTGAAGCGGTTCGGCTAATAAAAAACACGCTTGTTAAATCTGCAAAGAAGATGCTTAAGGAGCGGAGGAAACTAGCTAGAGGCTTCGAAAAACGTAATTTAAAGCGTTGGGCTAAGGCGTTTGATTTACTAGAAACCCACATTGTTATTTGTACAGAGTCAGGAGAAGAGTTTAACTCTTCCTATCGCCCAACTGCAGTAGATGGAAATGATTTAGTGTTTGATATCGTCGTTAGGCATCATGCAAGAGCTTGCCATATCGCTCAGGAGGTTTTGAGCCTCCTAAAGTCCGGATTTGCTGACGCCGCTCATGCAAGATGGCGAGCACTCCACGAAGTGAATGTGACAGCAATGTTTATAGCTAAATACGGTCAGGATTGCGCTGAGAGATTCTATTTTCATGACATTGTTGATTCTTATGATGGAATGGTTGAACACAAAAAATACGAAGATCGTCTTCAGGAAAAGGCAGCCTCCCAAGAAGTGATAGATAGCTGTAAAGTAAAATATGACGAACTGATTGCACGTTACGGAAAGAAATTTGGCGACCATTATGGTTGGGCTTCATACTTGTTTCCCAATCACAGGCGAGTGAGTTTTACAGCAATAGAAAAAGATGTCGGCTTAGATCACATGCGTCCCTACTACAAGTGGGCTAGCCAAAATATACATGCGGGGTCTAAAGGGATGAGAAACCGCCTGGGACTGTGTGAGGCAAAAGAGGATATCCTACTGGTTGGGCAAAGTAATTCAGGAATGACGGACCCCGCCCATGCAACAGCAATTAGCCTAAGTCAAATCACCTGTACTCTTTTGATGCTTCAACCAACATTGGATCATATTGTGATCATAAAAATATCTGATGAATTTCAAGAGGATGTAGGTAGAGCATTCCTAGAGTCAGAGCAAAAATGA
- a CDS encoding SRPBCC domain-containing protein, with amino-acid sequence MRLLETEIHINARPETVWSILTDFDSYPEWNPFITHIHGNAAVGETLEVNVSPPGGKAMAFKPVVLAATENEEFRWLGRFLVSALFEGEHSFILTPHEGGCRLIQKEQFKGILVPLMWRSLDQGTRAGFELMNQALKERAERAEL; translated from the coding sequence ATGAGACTGCTGGAAACAGAAATACACATCAACGCACGACCCGAAACCGTCTGGTCGATTCTGACCGATTTTGACAGCTACCCCGAATGGAACCCTTTTATTACCCACATCCACGGCAACGCTGCCGTTGGCGAAACGCTAGAGGTGAACGTCTCGCCGCCCGGCGGCAAGGCGATGGCGTTTAAACCGGTGGTCCTGGCGGCGACGGAAAATGAGGAGTTTCGCTGGCTCGGGCGCTTTTTAGTCTCTGCCCTTTTCGAAGGCGAGCACAGTTTCATACTCACACCCCACGAAGGGGGCTGTCGTCTGATTCAGAAAGAACAGTTTAAAGGGATACTGGTGCCATTGATGTGGCGCTCTCTGGATCAAGGTACTCGCGCCGGTTTTGAGCTGATGAATCAAGCGTTGAAGGAGCGGGCGGAGAGGGCCGAGCTGTAA
- a CDS encoding YdiU family protein — translation MELFNSYLELGEGFYEKTRPTTVAAPQLLLWNQALAEDLGLPPTLTTDPTTVAEIFSGNRLLPNVQPIALAYAGHQFGYFVPQLGDGRAHLLGEVIDQDGVRRDIQLKGSGQTRYSRNGDGRCALGPAVREFIMSEALHALRVPTSRCLAVVTTGENVSRETPQPGAVVTRVASSHLRVGTFEYFAARRDVAALLKLANYAIERHYPHVQGDGPQRFVALLEQVVARQIRLIVEWMRVGFIHGVMNTDNTALSGETIDFGPCAMLGIYDPQTVYSSIDTFGRYAFGNQPKILQWNMARFAECLLPLIDDEPRQAMTWVEPIIEAIPKRFEDAFLAMMAKKLGLVACGGEDKELIVGVLQRLEDQALDYTLIFNRLPQSVVNDEADERLKKDLGPWFERWQTRLQEQGDAALTVQQRMRQSNPVVIPRNHHVEAAIRECEQTGKTTLTETFLQVLRAPYEEQEHTAEFQDPPADGDRFYQTFCGT, via the coding sequence ATGGAACTTTTCAATTCTTATCTGGAGCTGGGCGAAGGTTTTTATGAAAAAACACGTCCGACCACTGTCGCTGCTCCGCAGCTGTTGTTGTGGAATCAGGCCCTGGCCGAAGATCTTGGGCTGCCACCGACGTTAACGACTGATCCAACTACGGTTGCCGAAATTTTTTCCGGTAATCGTCTCCTTCCCAACGTGCAACCCATTGCACTCGCTTATGCCGGACATCAATTCGGCTATTTTGTTCCGCAGCTTGGCGATGGTCGTGCCCATCTGCTGGGCGAGGTGATTGATCAGGACGGTGTCCGGCGCGATATTCAGTTGAAAGGTTCCGGTCAAACCCGATATTCCCGTAATGGCGACGGTCGCTGCGCGCTTGGCCCGGCGGTGCGCGAGTTTATCATGAGCGAGGCGCTGCATGCGTTGCGGGTGCCGACATCGCGGTGTCTGGCTGTTGTGACCACAGGGGAAAACGTGTCTCGGGAGACGCCTCAGCCGGGGGCGGTGGTCACGCGGGTGGCGTCAAGTCATTTGCGGGTTGGCACGTTTGAATATTTTGCGGCGCGGCGCGATGTTGCGGCATTGCTTAAACTGGCCAACTACGCCATCGAGCGTCATTACCCGCACGTGCAAGGTGACGGGCCGCAGCGCTTTGTTGCGCTGCTTGAGCAGGTGGTGGCCCGGCAGATCCGCTTGATCGTTGAATGGATGCGCGTCGGTTTTATTCATGGCGTGATGAATACCGACAATACGGCACTGTCCGGTGAAACCATTGATTTTGGCCCATGCGCCATGCTCGGCATTTACGATCCGCAGACGGTGTACAGCTCCATCGACACCTTTGGCCGCTATGCCTTCGGCAATCAACCGAAAATCCTCCAGTGGAATATGGCTCGTTTCGCCGAGTGCCTGTTGCCGCTGATCGATGACGAGCCGCGTCAGGCCATGACCTGGGTTGAACCGATTATCGAGGCGATTCCCAAACGGTTTGAAGATGCTTTTCTGGCCATGATGGCCAAGAAACTTGGTTTGGTTGCCTGCGGCGGTGAGGATAAAGAGTTGATCGTCGGCGTGTTGCAGCGACTTGAAGATCAAGCGCTGGATTACACTCTGATTTTTAACCGCCTGCCCCAATCGGTAGTCAACGACGAGGCCGACGAACGGTTGAAGAAAGACCTTGGCCCGTGGTTTGAGCGCTGGCAAACGCGGCTGCAGGAGCAGGGGGATGCTGCGCTTACCGTGCAACAACGGATGCGCCAGTCCAATCCAGTGGTGATTCCGAGAAACCATCATGTCGAAGCGGCGATTCGCGAATGTGAGCAGACCGGCAAGACGACGCTGACGGAGACGTTTCTCCAGGTGTTGCGCGCGCCTTATGAAGAACAGGAACATACTGCGGAGTTTCAAGATCCGCCGGCCGATGGTGACCGTTTTTATCAGACATTTTGCGGGACGTAA
- a CDS encoding YadA-like family protein gives MGYYANATGDCATSTGVYSTATGSESTGMGYDANATETNSTALGASSDATQQGSTATGANAQATGKYSTAIGAASEASEESTTALGNAATATGTYSTATGFNSDATAEYATANGYNAYASGTNSTALGAEADATQQGSTATGYNSAATAEYATALGAEADATQEGSTATGYNSDATAEYATANGYESQATGRYSTALGSNAYATSSFTTAVGARSVASDLGATAFGEESEASGYLSCALGAGAEATADYATATGDRSAATGTNSTANGYYATASGTNSTALGAEADATQQGSTASGYNADATGKYSTAIGAQSEASQEDATALGNASTASATRSTALGKDATATATNSVALGADSVADEENTVSVGSDGNERRITNVADGVNDTDAVNMSQLNTVQNQVNENASNIAANTSKIATNAAKIVANSEEIAAIKAQSAMISSSESDSASSSGSNSLAVGSGASAKDYDTAIGANATVTADSSTAVGSNTLIESEQAVALGADAMVSSEAVGGVALGQNAVVEQGASNAVALGKDSVADEANTVSVGSSDNQRRVTNVADGENDGDAVNVSQLNTVKSAVSSNSTAIADNTTTITRNSSDIAANTQSIAANSSSITQNVSDISENRSAIAANRHDIHQLSKDVEDNRAGIAAAAALVEITPSAPGKTTINLGLASFKDQVAVGMTSMHRFEAFDNLMINAGVAVANDNVLVRAGGSFEF, from the coding sequence GTGGGCTATTACGCCAACGCCACCGGCGATTGCGCTACGAGCACCGGCGTTTACAGCACCGCAACAGGAAGTGAGTCGACCGGTATGGGCTATGACGCCAACGCCACCGAGACCAATAGCACCGCCCTCGGCGCTTCCTCTGATGCCACGCAACAAGGGAGCACGGCCACCGGCGCTAACGCACAAGCAACCGGAAAATACAGTACCGCTATCGGTGCGGCATCTGAGGCCAGTGAGGAATCGACGACAGCCCTGGGTAACGCCGCCACTGCGACCGGCACGTATAGTACCGCCACCGGTTTTAACAGCGATGCGACAGCAGAGTATGCCACGGCTAATGGTTACAATGCGTACGCCTCCGGCACCAATAGCACCGCCCTTGGTGCTGAGGCTGATGCCACGCAACAAGGGAGCACGGCCACCGGCTACAACAGCGCTGCGACAGCAGAATATGCCACGGCCCTTGGTGCTGAAGCCGATGCCACGCAAGAAGGGAGCACGGCCACCGGCTACAACAGCGACGCGACGGCAGAGTACGCCACTGCAAATGGTTATGAAAGTCAAGCAACAGGTAGGTATTCCACGGCGTTAGGCTCTAACGCTTATGCAACCAGCTCATTTACGACAGCCGTTGGAGCACGAAGTGTTGCGTCGGATTTAGGTGCAACGGCCTTTGGCGAAGAGAGTGAAGCGAGCGGCTATCTTAGTTGCGCCCTCGGTGCCGGGGCTGAGGCCACCGCTGACTATGCCACGGCAACGGGTGATCGTAGTGCCGCGACCGGCACCAATAGCACGGCCAACGGCTACTATGCGACTGCCTCCGGCACCAATAGCACCGCCCTTGGTGCTGAGGCTGATGCTACGCAACAAGGGAGTACGGCCAGCGGCTATAATGCCGATGCCACAGGGAAATACAGTACCGCCATCGGCGCGCAATCCGAGGCAAGTCAGGAAGATGCCACGGCACTGGGCAACGCTTCCACGGCTTCCGCCACGCGGAGCACGGCTTTGGGGAAAGACGCCACAGCCACGGCCACCAACTCCGTGGCTCTTGGGGCTGACTCCGTCGCCGATGAGGAAAACACCGTGTCCGTCGGCTCCGATGGCAACGAGCGGCGCATCACCAATGTCGCCGATGGCGTCAACGACACCGATGCCGTCAACATGAGCCAACTCAACACCGTGCAAAACCAGGTCAATGAAAACGCCTCAAACATCGCCGCCAATACCTCTAAAATTGCCACCAATGCGGCAAAAATAGTCGCCAACTCGGAAGAGATTGCCGCCATCAAAGCCCAGTCGGCGATGATTTCCTCCAGCGAAAGCGACAGTGCCAGCAGTAGCGGCAGTAACAGCCTTGCCGTCGGCTCCGGCGCATCCGCCAAGGATTACGATACCGCCATCGGCGCCAATGCCACGGTGACTGCCGACAGCTCCACCGCCGTTGGCTCCAACACCCTGATTGAATCGGAACAGGCCGTGGCCTTAGGTGCCGATGCCATGGTCAGCAGTGAGGCTGTTGGCGGCGTGGCCCTCGGTCAGAATGCGGTCGTGGAACAGGGGGCGAGCAACGCCGTTGCCTTGGGCAAGGACTCGGTGGCCGATGAAGCCAATACCGTGTCTGTCGGCAGCAGCGACAATCAGCGGCGCGTTACCAATGTCGCCGATGGCGAGAACGACGGGGATGCGGTCAATGTCAGTCAGCTCAATACGGTGAAAAGCGCTGTCAGCAGCAACAGCACGGCGATTGCCGACAACACGACAACAATCACCCGCAACAGCAGTGATATTGCCGCCAACACACAGAGCATTGCCGCAAACAGCAGCTCTATTACGCAAAATGTCAGTGACATTTCTGAAAATCGCAGTGCCATCGCCGCAAATCGTCACGATATTCACCAACTAAGTAAGGATGTCGAGGATAACCGGGCCGGTATTGCCGCAGCCGCCGCGTTAGTGGAGATCACGCCGTCGGCACCGGGCAAAACGACGATCAATCTTGGTTTGGCCTCTTTCAAGGATCAGGTGGCGGTAGGCATGACCAGCATGCATCGCTTTGAAGCTTTCGATAACCTCATGATTAACGCCGGGGTTGCAGTAGCGAACGATAACGTTCTGGTTCGAGCAGGAGGCAGCTTTGAGTTTTAA